One segment of Acidobacteriota bacterium DNA contains the following:
- the mltG gene encoding endolytic transglycosylase MltG, giving the protein MLTALAIGITAALWLISEVRTGYTFLFQTPYQGYLAKAAMVRLDPGISAESAATRLEAAGVIASARVFIRYLNWQEWTHRVQAGTYRFERPMTLPDVARQVVRGEVSRNTVTLPEGWTASRMFRELEAAGIGRYGVYRQLWADPRRVADIAPEATTLEGYLFPDTYEVPAGVSEDAMTGIMVRRFRHVALPLIQARSARNRRTVHQLVTLASLVEKEAGSPDEQPLVASVFANRLDLGMRLQCDPTVIYAEWLAEGEWDGEINRSDLSRLSPYNTYLNSGLPPGPIANPGRGAILAAVEPTPSRYLYFVSMNNGRHLFSDNLREHNRAVHKYQR; this is encoded by the coding sequence GTGTTGACTGCCCTGGCGATCGGCATCACCGCGGCTCTGTGGCTCATCAGCGAGGTGCGCACAGGGTATACCTTCCTGTTTCAGACCCCGTATCAGGGATATCTGGCAAAAGCGGCGATGGTCCGACTGGATCCCGGCATTAGCGCCGAGTCTGCAGCGACCCGGCTGGAAGCGGCCGGAGTCATCGCCAGCGCCCGGGTCTTTATCCGATACCTGAACTGGCAGGAATGGACGCATCGGGTGCAAGCGGGGACCTACCGATTTGAGCGTCCGATGACGCTGCCCGATGTGGCCCGACAGGTGGTGCGAGGTGAGGTGTCGCGCAACACGGTGACCCTGCCTGAGGGGTGGACGGCGTCGCGCATGTTCCGGGAGTTGGAGGCGGCCGGGATCGGCCGGTACGGCGTCTATCGGCAGTTGTGGGCGGATCCCCGACGGGTGGCCGATATCGCGCCCGAAGCGACGACGCTCGAGGGATATCTCTTTCCCGATACATACGAGGTGCCCGCAGGCGTGTCGGAGGATGCGATGACGGGGATCATGGTGAGGCGCTTTCGGCACGTTGCGCTTCCGCTGATCCAGGCACGCAGCGCCCGAAACCGCCGGACTGTTCACCAACTGGTGACGCTCGCCTCACTGGTCGAAAAGGAAGCCGGATCGCCCGACGAGCAGCCGCTCGTGGCGTCGGTTTTCGCCAACCGGCTGGATTTGGGGATGCGCCTCCAGTGCGATCCCACCGTGATCTATGCCGAATGGCTAGCCGAAGGCGAGTGGGACGGCGAGATCAATCGGAGCGACCTGTCCCGCCTGTCACCGTACAACACCTACCTGAACAGCGGACTGCCCCCGGGCCCCATCGCCAATCCAGGACGGGGTGCCATTCTGGCGGCGGTTGAGCCCACCCCAAGCCGATACCTCTATTTCGTATCGATGAACAACGGGCGGCACCTCTTCTCCGACAACTTGCGCGAGCACAACCGGGCGGTCCATAAATACCAGCGCTAA
- a CDS encoding CDP-alcohol phosphatidyltransferase family protein codes for MLSFTRTIGAGGQFLLTKLTSALGRIKVNPNLITLLGFVINIVAAFYLAKGQFGIAGTIIFIAGAMDMLDGAVARLTGTATRFGAFFDSVIDRYSDIVLYLGLIIYFGKMPRMTYVVLVGICIMGSMMTSYTRARAESLIDKCKVGFLERPERVVLLILGTWFYRVEHVLWVIAVLSNWTVISRIIFTWMELSKVNILMPITPSFQAENTDEPKHPIEC; via the coding sequence ATGCTTTCATTCACGCGAACCATCGGCGCCGGCGGGCAATTCCTGCTGACCAAACTCACATCCGCTCTCGGTCGAATCAAGGTCAATCCCAATCTGATCACCCTGCTGGGTTTTGTAATCAATATCGTGGCCGCTTTTTACCTCGCCAAAGGCCAGTTCGGCATCGCCGGCACCATCATCTTCATTGCCGGCGCCATGGACATGCTGGACGGCGCGGTGGCCCGCTTGACCGGCACGGCAACGAGATTCGGCGCGTTCTTCGACAGCGTCATCGACCGTTACTCCGACATCGTACTCTACCTGGGCCTGATCATCTACTTCGGCAAGATGCCGCGCATGACCTACGTGGTGCTGGTGGGGATCTGCATCATGGGCTCCATGATGACCAGTTACACCCGCGCCCGCGCCGAAAGTCTGATCGATAAGTGCAAGGTGGGATTTCTGGAACGCCCGGAGCGCGTGGTGCTGCTGATCCTGGGCACCTGGTTCTACCGCGTGGAGCACGTGCTGTGGGTGATCGCCGTGCTGTCCAACTGGACGGTCATCAGCCGCATCATCTTCACCTGGATGGAGCTGTCCAAGGTGAACATTCTGATGCCCATCACCCCGTCATTCCAAGCCGAGAACACTGACGAGCCGAAGCATCCCATCGAGTGCTGA